AGGTGGGACAGACGCGCGTGTTGGGCTCCTCGTCTTCGGCGGGGTCGGTCGAACACCCGCAGAAGATCTTGGTGTCCGTCTCGAGCTGGACGTGGACCTCCAGCCCGATGACGGGCACCAACTCGGCCCGCTCGGCTGCTCGTGCCATCGTTGAAGCGGGCTTTGCGACCGGACAGGTAAAGCCTGACGGGACGCCGATCCGTCGATTCGGTGTCCGTCGTCAGTCGTCGCGCTCGAACTGCGTCAAGAACACGCCCAGCGCGACGAGGAGCGCGAACGCCTCGACGGCGTCGCGGACGAGGGTCGTGAGATCGGCCCACGCCCGCCCGAACACGTCCCCGGGGACGGCGTAGAACAGGTCGGTGAACAGGTCGAACGCCGCGTACACCACTCCCGCGGTGACGAGGCCGAGCGCGTACACACCCATCGCGAGCACGGCGTATCGGACGATCCGTGCGATCGGGAGCGGATCGTCGGGGAGGAGTCGGTCGACTGCCGATCGGACACGGATGGCGACCGGGACGAGCGGGCCGGGGACGACTCTGACGAGCGAACGATCGGAGGGCATCGAGACAGAGGTCATCGCAGGCACGGTAAGCCCCTTGTGGTCACCGGGAACCAGCGGAGGGCACTACCGCGCGTACAACTTCGCGCCGAGCAATCCCGTCAACTGCGACCGGTCGGCGGGCGACACCGCGACGTACGGGTGCTCGACCGGGCCGAACACGTCGACGACGCGCCCGACCGTCGACAGCGACTCGTCGACGACCTCGCTGCCGACGCGGGCCGGTTCGGTCCCCTCGGGGACGCGCACGACGGCCAGTCCCTGTGCGGTGCGGACGACGTCGCCGACGCGCTTCACGGCGCCACCTCAGTCCCCGCGGATGACGCCGAGGTAGGCGCCGACCGCCTGCACGAGGTCGTTCTTCGCGGTCTCGTCGGTCCCCGTCACGACGACGCTGCCGCGGGGCTCGTACTCCCGACTGTACGTCTTGTCGCGTTCGATCTTCGCGTCGTAGCCGACCTGCTGGACGGCCTTCGCGATCTCGTCGACCGTCGGCTCCGACACCGCGAGGTCTTCGGGGACGCGTCGCCCTCGGCGCGGGTGTACGCCGCGTCGAAGTAGGCGGGGTAGAGGACGTTCTCGACCATACGGCGAACGCCGGCGCCCGCGCGGAAAAAGGGTGCTATCGTCGGGCGACCGCGACGACGCCAGCCGGACCGCGGTCTTATCGCCCGCGCTCGGACTCGCGCTCGCGCCGGCGGCGGTCCTCCACGTCCTCCAGCGACTCCGTCTCCAACAGGCGGTCGAGTTTGCGCTCGAACTGCTCGTCGGTCAACTCGCCG
The DNA window shown above is from Halobaculum marinum and carries:
- a CDS encoding H/ACA ribonucleoprotein complex subunit GAR1; the encoded protein is MKRVGDVVRTAQGLAVVRVPEGTEPARVGSEVVDESLSTVGRVVDVFGPVEHPYVAVSPADRSQLTGLLGAKLYAR